The Poecilia reticulata strain Guanapo linkage group LG13, Guppy_female_1.0+MT, whole genome shotgun sequence genome has a segment encoding these proteins:
- the LOC103474244 gene encoding extracellular calcium-sensing receptor-like, whose product MPDQNYTYTPPPVKCNGFDPRAFRWVQTMRLAVEEINESTELLPNHTLGYKIFDSCAYPLTGQRAALAVLNGLSEADSPMCSGASPMLAVIGESGSAQSIVVSRLLRPFRIPMISYFSSCACFTDRRKYPTFFRVIPNDDYQVKAIAQLLLHFNWTWVGLIRGDHEYGRFAVQGLLRELQGSSVCVAYQEMIPLLYNTQRALEIMQVMRRSLAKVVVVFSAEGEMTPFLRDYMKQNITGIQWVASEAWVTASVFTGREFYPYLGGTIGFGIRKGHIAQLGDYLQTVSPQRYPDNVLVGELWEALYGCSPFPSSANHFPVCSGQEDLLKQHSAYMNTSSPRVAYNVYKAVYAVAHSLHNLLLCQSGNGPFENDSCAQSNNILPWQLQYYLQEVKFNMAGEEVNFDLKGDSVPYYDIINWQRGTTGSIEFVNVGLFDGTKPGGEELVIQEERMMWNRIVPVKVPVSVCSPSCPPGSRKAVRRGEPVCCFDCVPCDSGKISNQTNSVECIFCPEDWWSNQDRTSCIPKKVEFLAYDALGIPLTVISVVGASLTVGVFVVFFHHRSTAVVRVNNSELSFFILFALTLCFLCSLVFIGEPTVWSCMLRHTAFSITFSLCISCILGKTLVVLAAFTATRPGDNIMKWLGPKQQRAIIFSCTLVQVVICAAWLIDAPPYPSRNTKYERSKIILECSVGSSLAFWCVLGYIGLQACLCFVLAFLARKLPGNFNEAKYITFSMLIFSAVWLAFVPAYLSAPGNYAGAVESFAILASSFGLLFCLFAPKCYIILLKPEKNTKQHLMGKEKR is encoded by the exons ATGCCTGATCAGAACTACACCTACACACCACCACCGGTGAAGTGCAACGG GTTTGATCCCAGGGCTTTCCGCTGGGTTCAGACCATGAGGCTGGCAGTGGAGGAGATAAACGAGAGCACAGAGCTACTGCCAAATCACACCCTGGGTTACAAAATTTTTGATTCTTGTGCGTACCCGCTGACGGGCCAGAGGGCTGCTCTGGCAGTGCTGAACGGGCTGAGCGAGGCCGACTCTCCCATGTGCTCCGGAGCCTCTCCCATGCTGGCTGTGATCGGGGAATCGGGATCCGCTCAGTCCATCGTGGTTTCCAGACTCCTGCGACCGTTCAGGATCCCTATG ATCAGCTACTTCTCATCGTGCGCCTGCTTCACCGACAGAAGAAAGTATCCCACATTTTTCAGAGTAATTCCTAATGACGACTACCAG GTGAAGGCCATTGCTCAACTTCTGCTGCACTTCAACTGGACTTGGGTCGGACTTATTCGAGGAGACCATGAATACGGGCGTTTTGCGGTGCAAGGCTTACTGAGGGAGTTACAgggcagcagtgtgtgtgtagCTTACCAAGAAATGATCCCTCTGCTCTACAACACACAGCGGGCTCTGGAGATTATGCag gtcatGCGGCGCTCTTTGGCAAAAGTAGTGGTGGTATTCTCAGCCGAAGGGGAAATGACGCCGTTCCTCAGGGACTACATGAAGCAGAACATCACCGGAATCCAGTGGGTGGCGAGTGAAGCCTGGGTCACGGCGTCCGTCTTTACGGGGAGGGAGTTTTACCCCTACCTGGGGGGCACCATTGGCTTCGGCATCAGAAAGGGTCACATTGCCCAACTCGGTGACTACCTGCAGACAGTCAGCCCTCAGCGATATCCTGACAATGTTCTGGTGGGCGAGCTGTGGGAGGCTCTGTATGGCTGCAGTCCGTTTCCGTCCTCTGCCAACCATTTCCCAGTTTGTTCAGGGCAAGAGGATCTGCTGAAGCAGCACTCGGCCTACATGAACACGTCCAGCCCCAGGGTGGCCTACAACGTCTACAAGGCCGTGTACGCAGTCGCTCATTCGCTGCACAACCTCCTTCTTTGTCAGTCCGGCAACGGGCCTTTTGAAAACGATTCATGTGCTCAAAGCAACAACATACTCCCCTGGCAG CTTCAGTACTACCTGCAAGAAGTGAAGTTCAACATGGCAGGGGAGGAGGTAAATTTCGACCTGAAAGGCGACTCGGTGCCGTACTATGACATCATCAATTGGCAGAGAGGCACGACTGGGAGCATTGAGTTTGTCAACGTGGGGTTGTTCGACGGGACTAAGCCTGGAGGAGAGGAGCTGGTGATCCAGGAGGAAAGAATGATGTGG AACCGTATTGTCCCTGTAAAGGTGCCAGTGTCTGTGTGCAGTCCCAGCTGCCCTCCAGGCTCCAGGAAAGCTGTCCGTCGTGGGGAGCCTGTTTGCTGCTTTGACTGTGTACCATGTGACAGCGGCAAAATTAGCAATCAGACAA ACTCAGTAGAATGCATATTTTGTCCTGAGGACTGGTGGTCAAACCAAGACAGAACAAGCTGCATCCCCAAGAAGGTGGAGTTTTTGGCCTATGATGCCTTGGGCATTCCCCTGACAGTCATTTCAGTAGTGGGCGCCTCTCTCACTGTCGGCGTTTTTGTCGTGTTTTTCCACCACAGAAGCACGGCAGTCGTGCGAGTGAACAACTCAGAACTGAGCTTTTTCATCCTGTTCGCTCTGACGCTCTGCTTCCtgtgttctcttgtttttatcGGAGAGCCCACCGTTTGGTCCTGCATGCTCCGTCACACCGCCTTTAGCATCACGTTTTCACTCTGCATCTCCTGCATCCTGGGAAAGACTCTGGTTGTTCTGGCTGCTTTCACGGCCACCAGGCCAGGGGACAACATCATGAAGTGGCTGGGGCCCAAGCAGCAGCGAGCCATTATTTTCAGCTGCACTCTCGTCCAGGTGGTGATCTGTGCCGCCTGGCTAATTGATGCCCCACCTTATCCGAGTCGAAACACCAAATATGAACGCTCAAAGATCATACTGGAGTGCAGCGTCGGGTCAAGTCTTGCATTCTGGTGCGTCTTAGGATACATCGGCCTCCAAGCATGTCTCTGCTTTGTGCTGGCATTCCTGGCTCGAAAGTTGCCCGGAAACTTCAACGAGGCTAAGTACATCACCTTCAGCATGCTGATCTTCTCCGCTGTGTGGCTCGCTTTCGTCCCCGCGTACTTAAGCGCCCCCGGAAACTACGCGGGTGCCGTTGAGTCCTTCGCCATTTTGGCCTCCAGCTTTGGattattgttttgtctgtttgccccaaaatgttacattattttgctaaaaccagagaaaaatacaaagcagCACCTTATGGGTAAAGAAAAAcggtaa
- the LOC103474243 gene encoding extracellular calcium-sensing receptor-like, translating into MRLLHVILLLFLSLFRGNHGSSAALDICAFLGEEERKSLYEDGDVVIGGLFPLHYSPVSSPLTYNVKPTPNTYNYFSARALRWMQTMTFAIKEINGRTDILPRLKLGFHIRDSCDDIPVSLKASFLLANGQPEGSKGNASQDEAAGLGCEAVNRTVSPVIIGDAGSGVSMALLRSLGSFHIPLVSYFASCSCLSNQREFPTFMRTMPSDAFQIKALAQLVRYFGWTWVGVIGVESDYARFAIQLFLQESVRYGVCAAYTHFYPVGPSHEHIEKLLNVIQMTSSKVIINFSGEAEMQDILREMQRQNLTGFQWIASEAWATSKLLWENSASLLKGTLGFAIQRAAVIPGLQQHLAALTPSAIHRIAFLAEFWEETFDCRLNGSANAHNHGLGSQQSRTPCKGTEALHDVYSPYSDVTQLRVSYNVYKAVYLVAYALQDMSNCKAGEGPFVRNTCADPKNFKPWQLLHYMKVANFSALGEEVNFDHNGDPIAYYDLMNWQTGPDGSLDLVKVGFYDASLPAGSSLVINDSVIMWPVGKQALRSVCSSSCPPGSRIARRKGEPVCCYDCVPCAEGEFSNTTDSLDCSRCSGDTWPNRARDLCIPKTMEYLSYHEFMGVLLCAASVLGAAVSLAIIVIFYTYKDTALVRANNMELSFLLLVFLTICFLVGLLFLGKPSEWLCRIRYPAFGISFALCLSCLLAKTVVVLMAFRSRLPGSPVMKWFGAKQQRASVLLGTAVQVIICFIWLLTSPPHANHNTDYHSSTIIVECVTGSDVGFWLVLGYIGVLACMCLVLAFLARKLPDNFNEAKFITFSILIFFAVWVTFIPVYMSTVGKYIVAVHVFAILASALGLLLCIFVPKCYIIVLKPEKNSKKFLMQR; encoded by the exons ATGCGACTGCTGCATGTaattctcctcctctttctgtctctgtttagAGGAAATCATGGCTCATCTGCTGCTCTTGATATCTGTGCTTTCCtgggagaagaagagagaaaaagtctTTATGAGGACGGCGATGTAGTTATCGGGGGTCTATTCCCTCTGCATTACAGTCCTGTGTCATCTCCTCTCACATATAATGTAAAGCCTACACCTAATACTTACAACTA CTTCAGCGCTCGTGCCCTGCGCTGGATGCAAACCATGACTTTTGCGATCAAAGAGATAAACGGACGCACGGATATCCTGCCGCGACTCAAGCTGGGTTTCCACATCCGTGACAGCTGCGATGATATACCCGTTTCCCTGAAAGCGTCCTTCCTGTTGGCTAACGGACAGCCGGAGGGCTCAAAGGGAAATGCGAGTCAGGATGAAGCCGCTGGTTTAGGATGCGAGGCTGTCAACAGAACGGTGTCCCCAGTAATCATAGGAGATGCTGGCTCTGGTGTCTCTATGGCTTTGCTACGAAGTCTGGGCTCTTTCCATATTCCACTG GTGAGCTATTTTGCTTCCTGCAGCTGCCTGAGTAATCAGAGGGAATTCCCCACATTCATGAGGACAATGCCCAGTGACGCCTTCCAGATAAAAGCCCTGGCCCAGCTGGTCCGCTACTTTGGCTGGACCTGGGTGGGAGTAATCGGCGTGGAATCCGATTATGCTCGCTTCGCCATCCAGCTTTTCCTCCAGGAATCGGTGCGCTACGGTGTGTGTGCCGCCTACACACATTTCTACCCAGTAGGCCCGAGCCACGAGCACATTGAAAAGCTTCTGAATGTTATTCAG ATGACTTCTTCAAAAGTCATCATTAATTTTTCCGGTGAGGCAGAGATGCAGGACATCCTCAGAGAGATGCAACGTCAAAATCTGACCGGCTTTCAGTGGATCGCCAGTGAGGCCTGGGCCACCTCCAAGTTGCTGTGGGAAAACTCAGCCAGTCTTCTGAAGGGAACTCTGGGATTTGCCATACAGAGAGCTGCTGTGATTCCTGGGCTGCAGCAACACCTCGCGGCTCTCACACCGTCGGCCATTCATCGAATCGCTTTCTTGGCTGAATTCTGGGAGGAAACGTTCGACTGTCGGCTGAACGGGTCTGCCAACGCTCACAATCACGGGTTGGGAAGCCAACAAAGCAGAACACCATGCAAGGGGACTGAAGCCTTACACGACGTTTACTCTCCGTATTCTGATGTGACACAGCTACGAGTTTCATACAACGTCTACAAAGCCGTGTATCTCGTAGCCTACGCCTTGCAAGATATGAGTAACTGCAAAGCTGGAGAGGGGCCGTTCGTCAGAAACACTTGTGCAGATCCAAAGAATTTTAAACCCTGGCAG CTTCTTCACTACATGAAGGTTGCCAATTTTTCCGCACTGGGGGAGGAGGTCAACTTTGATCATAATGGTGACCCAATTGCTTATTATGATCTGATGAACTGGCAGACGGGGCCTGACGGCTCTCTGGATTTGGTGAAAGTTGGTTTTTATGACGCCTCACTTCCCGCTGGAAGCAGCTTGGTCATAAACGACTCGGTGATCATGTGGCCGGTGGGAAAGCAG GCTCTGCGGtctgtgtgcagcagcagctgtcctCCAGGTTCCCGTATTGCCAGGAGGAAAGGGGAACCTGTCTGCTGTTATGATTGTGTGCCCTGTGCCGAAGGAGAATTTAGTAATACAACCG ATTCTTTAGATTGCTCGCGTTGTTCCGGGGACACGTGGCCCAACAGAGCCAGAGATCTCTGCATCCCTAAAACAATGGAGTATCTGTCTTACCATGAGTTTATGGGGGTTCTGCTGTGTGCTGCCTCAGTTCTGGGAGCTGCCGTTTCCCTGGCGATCATTGTCATATTCTACACATACAAGGACACAGCTCTCGTTCGAGCCAATAACATGGAGTTGAGCTTCCTCTTGCTGGTGTTTCTCACCATATGCTTCCTTGTCGGTCTGCTGTTCCTCGGTAAGCCTTCAGAGTGGCTGTGTCGGATCAGGTATCCGGCTTTCGGGATCAGTTTTGCACTCTGCCTTTCGTGCCTTCTAGCCAAGACAGTGGTGGTTCTAATGGCGTTTAGGTCGAGATTACCAGGAAGTCCTGTCATGAAATGGTTTGGAGCCAAACAACAGAGAGCCAGCGTGCTTTTGGGAACCGCTGTCCAG gttattatctgttttatttggttGCTCACCAGTCCGCCTCATGCCAATCACAATACGGACTACCACAGCTCTACAATCATCGTCGAATGTGTGACTGGTTCAGACGTCGGCTTCTGGCTCGTTCTTGGATACATTGGAGTCCTGGCTTGCATGTGCCTTGTGTTGGCCTTTTTGGCACGAAAGCTGCCTGATAATTTTAACGAGGCGAAGTTCATCACCTTCAGCATCctcattttctttgctgtttggGTTACTTTTATCCCAGTTTACATGAGCACTGTAGGAAAATACATTGTAGCTGTCcatgtttttgctattttagcCTCAGCCTTAGGACTtcttctttgcatttttgtccCAAAGTGCTACATCATTGTGCTTAAACCTGAAAAGAACAGTAAAAAATTCCTAATGCAAAGGTAG